The DNA region AAATTTGGAAATTGGAAGACAATTTCAGACTCTCAAAAAGACTCTATAGTATCGCAAAGCGTTTTTTCCTTATGGTTAAATCATCATAAAAACCCCGCAAATGCCACCTATCAGTATACAATCATTCCAAACATTCATTCAAAAACAGAACTAGAAAAATTCTTATCTAAGCATCAAGAAAATATCATTTGCAATGATTCCAATATTCAAGCGGTATGTTTTGATGGAATTATACAAGCGACATTTCTTCAAAATAATAAAATATTAAAGTTTAAAAATATAAAAATAACAAGTGATAAAGCATGTCTTTTGATGATACGTCCAATAGGCATAAATAAATATAAAATATCCATATCAGATCCTAGTCAATCATTAAGCGATATAACTATTAAAGGAACCATTGATAACGTCAAAGTAAATAAACAAATCAATTTATACAATCAAAATAGAAAAGGAGCTACAATTTCTATGATATTGAATACAAAATAAATATGCCTTAACGAATGCTACTCCATATCTAAACAAATTCTTTTTACTATCTTTCTTAAAATTGCCAATCATGAAGTTTTTCAGCCAATTTATTTTAACATTTTCCATTTTTATTACGATTAATACCTTCGGTCAGAAAAAAGAAATGAGAAAATTAATAGCGGATAATTTTGCATTTGCAGATAGCCAATATCATTATCTAATTAATGCAGGTCTACCCTTAGACGAAATGCCACAAAGTTTTAATTATACAACAAACAAAGTTACTGGTTATGAAAGAACTTGGTGGTGCACAGGCTTCTATCCAGGAAATCTATTATATATTTATCAACAAACAAAAGATGAATCTTTATTACCTGAAATCCGCCGTACATTAAAAGTTATACAACCCAACGAAAATTATACTGGTAATCACGATCTCGGCTTTATGATGTTTTGTAGCTTCGGGAATGCCATTTCAATTTTAAAGGACGCTAGTTATAAGAAAATACTCTTTCAATCCGCTACATCTTTGTCTTCTAGATTTCGTCCACATATTCCAGCCATTCAGTCATGGAATAAAAGTAAGAATTTTAACTGCCCAGTTATTATTGACAATATGATGAATTTGGAATTGTTGGAATGGGTAAGTCAACACGGCGGCGATAGAAAATTTGCAGAGATAGCATTACAACATGCCAACACTACCATGAAAAATCATTTTAGGAGCAACTACAGTTCTTTTCATGTTGTGGACTATGATACAAGCAATGGAACCGTCCTACAAAAAAAAACCTGGCAGGGATATGCAGATAGTTCCTCATGGGCAAGAGGTCAAGGTTGGGGATTATATGGCTTCACGATGATGTATCGGTTTACCAAAAATAAAAAATTTCTAGAGCAAGCCAGACATATTGCTCATTACATCCTTAACAATCCCAAGCTTCCAATTGATAAAATTCCTTATTGGGATTTTAGCGATCCAAAAATACCCAATGTTCCAAGAGATGCATCAGCAGGAGCATTGATAGCTTCGGCATTATTAGAATTAGGACAATATACTTCAGGAAAAGAAAAAAGCAACTACGTTACGAATGCAGAAATTATGCTGCAATCTTTATCCTCGCCTGGTTACAGATCTAAATTAGGTAGCAATGGTGGATTCCTTTTGATGCATAGTACAGGTGCATTACCATTCAACTCCGAAGTAGATGTACCTTTAATTTATGCAGATTATTACTTTTTGGAAGCGTTGATTAGATATAAAAATTGGTATTTATAAAAAATTTAGTCATGAAACGTCGATCTTTTATTCATTTATCTTCCTTAACTGGGCTAAGCGTATTTAATAAGGTCTTACCAGAAAATAATTACAAAAATCAAATCAATAACCATCAATCACATGAAAATGATCGAATATATTGGGTTAATCTTCTAATCAAAATATCTACTCCAGTATTAGAAAATCTTGCCAACAATACGCTGCGAAAAAACATGGTAGTTGATTATAGTCCTTCTTGGGATGGAAGAGATAAGCAAGTTGCTTATTTAGAAGCATTTGGGCGGCTATTAGCAGGCATAGCAGTGTGGTTTAATGCACCAGAAGTATCAGAAGTTGAAGATAAAGAAAGGGTTAAAATATATAATTGGGCATTACAAAGTATTAAAAACGCAGTAAACCCACAAAGTCCAGATTATTTACTTTGGCATAGTAATCAAGTAGCGCAACCACTTGTGGATGCCGCCTATTTTGCACATGCCTTAATACGTTGCCCCAAAAAATTGTGGGAACCTTTAGATAATATAACTAAGAATAGAATTATTCAAGAATTAACTAAATTCAGATTACAGAGACCATTTAATAATAACTGGGTTTTATTTAGTTCTATTATAGAATCATTTTTATTGAAATATGGTCCCGACTGTGATTTTAAAAGAATGGATGATGGTATTGATAGTGTTATCAATTGGTATGTAGGAGATGGATGGTACAGTGATGGACCAAAATTTGCATTTGACCATTATAATGGTTATGATATGCATAGTATGTTAATTGATTGCCTTAAGATAAATGTAGAAAAAGGAAGACGTACTAAAGAAGAATATGAAATCTCTTATAAAAGAATGCAACGGTATGCTCATTTTTTAGAGCGCTATATATCTCCAGAAGGTTACTATTTGGTTATTGGACGGTCTTCAACCTATCGAACTGGTGCTTTTCAGCCTTTGGTTCAATTAGCATTGGAAAAAAATTTACCAAAAGAAATAAGTCCGGCCCAAGTGCGATCCGCATTAACCAAAGTAATGAAAAACATTTTTATAGATTCTACATTTCATAAGGGTTGGTTAAGGCTAGGTTTGGTTGGAGATGAACAAAGAGAATTAGCAGATTATTATTCTAATACAGGAAGTATGTACATCGCAAGCTTAGTATTTCTACCTTTAGGATTATCCCCCAAGGATCCATTTTGGAATGATCCTTTTACCGAATGGACGCAACTAAAAGCTTGGCAGGGTAAACCGTTTGCAAATGATTATGCAGTACCATATTAAAAAATAGCCTCTATGAAATTCATCACAGAGGCTATTTTTTAATAAATATAAATATGCTTATTCTTCTTCAGGATATTTATCTGTAAAATTAATACTTTTCTTAGTTGGTAAAAATATAGTTCTCAAGTAAGAATTATTTGTAAATAGACTAGTCATCCAGTTCAAGAAAATAACTCGTCTGTTTCTCATTTTATAAATCAACATAATATGTACCAACATCCAAGTGACCCAAGCAAAAGGACCTTTGAAACTAAAACTTGGCATATCTACAACAGCTTTCCATTTACCTACAGTAGCCATTGTACCTGGACTTTTGTATACAAATTTCTTAGGCGTTCTACCATCTGCAATTGCTTTTAATACTTCAGCCAAATTATCACCTTGTTTATTTGCGACGTTTGCTAATTGGGCATAACCTCTTGGATTCGCATCTGTAATCATTGAAGAAATATCTCCAATTGCATATACACCATCCAAACCAGTTACCGCATGATATTCATCCACGGTGATTCTAGCACCACGACCAATTACTTCTTTTGGAATACCGGCAGGAACATTACCAATCACACCCGCTGCCCATATCAATGTATTTGTGATAATCGTACTACCATCTTTAAAAGATACGGTATGACCATCATAATCTGTTACCAATTTTTCAGTCAAAACTTCGACACCCAAATCTTCCAAATATTTTCTAGAAAATTTACGTGCAGTTTCGCTCATTGGTGCTAATGTGAATGGCGTACCTTCAATCAATGAAATTTTGATATTGGAGAAATCATAATCAGGATAATCTTTGGGCAAAACATTGTTTTTCAATTCAGCCAAGGCTCCCGCTGTCTCAACACCTGTAGGACCACCACCAACTATAACAATATTTTGATACGCTTCTTTATTCTCTGGCTTTACACTATACACCTCTTCTAAGTTCAACAAGATTTTATTTCTCAATGCAATTGCTTGCGTTGTACTTTTCATGGTGTAAGAATTCTTAGCGACATTCTCGTTGCCAAAATAATTATTAGAACAACCAGTTGCTACGACTAAATAGTCGTAAGGGATTTCCAATTCTCCTAAAGATACCACTTTGGCCGCGGTATCAATATTTTTTACTTTGCCTAAACGGAAATGGAAATTTTGCTTATCAGGGAAAAGTTTTCTTACTGGAGTAGAGATTGTAGTTGGTTCTAAACGACCAGAAGCAACTTGATAAAATAAAGGTTGAAACTGATGATAATTGTGTGAATCAATTAATGTAATATCAAAATTAGTGTTAATCAGCCTTTTGGTTAATTGCACTCCAGCAAAACCGGCTCCAATGATTA from Rhizosphaericola mali includes:
- a CDS encoding glycoside hydrolase family 88 protein, whose protein sequence is MKFFSQFILTFSIFITINTFGQKKEMRKLIADNFAFADSQYHYLINAGLPLDEMPQSFNYTTNKVTGYERTWWCTGFYPGNLLYIYQQTKDESLLPEIRRTLKVIQPNENYTGNHDLGFMMFCSFGNAISILKDASYKKILFQSATSLSSRFRPHIPAIQSWNKSKNFNCPVIIDNMMNLELLEWVSQHGGDRKFAEIALQHANTTMKNHFRSNYSSFHVVDYDTSNGTVLQKKTWQGYADSSSWARGQGWGLYGFTMMYRFTKNKKFLEQARHIAHYILNNPKLPIDKIPYWDFSDPKIPNVPRDASAGALIASALLELGQYTSGKEKSNYVTNAEIMLQSLSSPGYRSKLGSNGGFLLMHSTGALPFNSEVDVPLIYADYYFLEALIRYKNWYL
- a CDS encoding DUF2264 domain-containing protein; this translates as MKRRSFIHLSSLTGLSVFNKVLPENNYKNQINNHQSHENDRIYWVNLLIKISTPVLENLANNTLRKNMVVDYSPSWDGRDKQVAYLEAFGRLLAGIAVWFNAPEVSEVEDKERVKIYNWALQSIKNAVNPQSPDYLLWHSNQVAQPLVDAAYFAHALIRCPKKLWEPLDNITKNRIIQELTKFRLQRPFNNNWVLFSSIIESFLLKYGPDCDFKRMDDGIDSVINWYVGDGWYSDGPKFAFDHYNGYDMHSMLIDCLKINVEKGRRTKEEYEISYKRMQRYAHFLERYISPEGYYLVIGRSSTYRTGAFQPLVQLALEKNLPKEISPAQVRSALTKVMKNIFIDSTFHKGWLRLGLVGDEQRELADYYSNTGSMYIASLVFLPLGLSPKDPFWNDPFTEWTQLKAWQGKPFANDYAVPY
- a CDS encoding NAD(P)/FAD-dependent oxidoreductase, with translation MSNQTGKKVVIIGAGFAGVQLTKRLINTNFDITLIDSHNYHQFQPLFYQVASGRLEPTTISTPVRKLFPDKQNFHFRLGKVKNIDTAAKVVSLGELEIPYDYLVVATGCSNNYFGNENVAKNSYTMKSTTQAIALRNKILLNLEEVYSVKPENKEAYQNIVIVGGGPTGVETAGALAELKNNVLPKDYPDYDFSNIKISLIEGTPFTLAPMSETARKFSRKYLEDLGVEVLTEKLVTDYDGHTVSFKDGSTIITNTLIWAAGVIGNVPAGIPKEVIGRGARITVDEYHAVTGLDGVYAIGDISSMITDANPRGYAQLANVANKQGDNLAEVLKAIADGRTPKKFVYKSPGTMATVGKWKAVVDMPSFSFKGPFAWVTWMLVHIMLIYKMRNRRVIFLNWMTSLFTNNSYLRTIFLPTKKSINFTDKYPEEE